A genomic stretch from Engraulis encrasicolus isolate BLACKSEA-1 chromosome 12, IST_EnEncr_1.0, whole genome shotgun sequence includes:
- the col6a2 gene encoding collagen alpha-2(VI) chain isoform X2: MTMLKALVLFFLYGAAVQAQQVPECHKKPECPIHLYFVIDTSETIALQEPPPGSLVDSIRKFTAEFVRELEDIDYLGLVQISWKIGGLHFSQTQEVFSPITDKSNFLSALQRIVYLGKGTYIDCALTNMTAEIRRQDASALRYAVVITDGHVTGNPCGGIKKSAEFARDQGIRLFSVAASRNVDEAGLREIANSPVGVFRHDYLAVDVSDRGVVINDATYKRIIKTMIHQAYQECYKVKCLETDGPTGPPGHRGQKGAKGDQGIPGPKGDRGRQGDPGIEGPIGHPGPKGEPGFKGEKGELGTQGKKGGAGLPGRNGTDGQKGKIGRIGAPGCKGDPGDKGPDGHPGEVGDPGLGGTLGNKGDPGRQGRSGPPGEPGDPGPKGEDGNPGRSGAAGAKGPAGKRGGAGLRGEPGRRGDYGPKGKAGPDGPRGEKGEAGSEGPRGLSGESGAKGSKGDNGLPGPRGPPGVVGEAGINGSRGDAGDMGPRGDPGPPGPQGDPGRPGFSYPGSRGPKGDVGDGGKDGPRGGRGDCGAKGDPGPPGTPGDNGEPGPEGEPGQRGPKGEAGTEGNPGPEGDPGLTECDVMSYIRETCGCCDCEKRCGALDIVFVIDSSESVGLTNFTLEKNFVINTINRMGSIAKDPNSDTGTRVGVVQYSHSGTFQAINLNDSRIDSLSAFKDAVKKLEWIAGGTFTPSALKFAYDNLIRDSQRGKAKVSVVVITDGRFDPRDNDQLLTYLCNQNRDVDVNAIGIGDMFDVAEDNENLQSIACINTGGNAKAGRVTHMRRFADLVADEFIDQIEHVLCPDPVIVCPDLPCKSDGSYSWDGSPLYDDDPVPSTVPSVANLLKSIQEARFPSSYTTAVATMAYTAQRAKFSSGDERKQWTDQFIDSFRIVYGNIMGEEVSGLCL; the protein is encoded by the exons atgaCGATGCTCAAGGCCCTCGTGTTGTTCTTCCTCTACGGAGCAGCAGTCCAAGCCCAGCAGGTTCCTGAGTGCCATA AAAAGCCGGAATGCCCCATCCACCTGTACTTTGTGATCGACACGTCTGAGACGATCGCGCTGCAGGAGCCCCCGCCAGGCAGCCTGGTGGACAGCATCCGCAAGTTCACGGCCGAGTTCGTCCGGGAGCTGGAGGACATCGACTACCTGGGCCTGGTCCAGATCAGCTGGAAGATCGGTGGCTTGCACTTCTCCCAGACACAG GAGGTGTTCAGCCCCATCACGGACAAGAGCAACTTCCTGTCAGCTCTGCAGCGCATCGTCTACCTGGGCAAGGGCACGTACATTGACTGCGCCCTCACCAACATGACAGCCGAGATCCGGCGCCAGGACGCGTCCGCCCTGCGCTACGCCGTTGTGATCACCGACGGCCACGTGACGGGCAACCCGTGCGGCGGCATCAAGAAGTCGGCAGAGTTCGCCAGGGACCAGGGCATCCGTCTCTTCTCTGTGGCCGCCTCGCGGAACGTGGACGAGGCCGGGCTTCGCGAGATCGCCAACTCGCCCGTGGGAGTGTTCCGTCACGACTACCTGGCCGTGGACGTCTCGGACCGGGGTGTCGTGATCAACGATGCCACGTACAAGCGCATCATCAAAACCATG ATTCATCAAGCTTATCAGGAG TGTTACAAAGTCAAATGTCTGGAGACAGACGGACCAACTGGTCCACCTGGACACAGAGGACAGAAG GGCGCCAAGGGTGACCAAGGCATTCCTGGGCCAAAAGGTGACAGAGGTCGTCAG GGCGATCCAGGTATTGAAGGTCCCATTGGCCACCCTGGACCTAAA GGAGAGCCTGGTTTCAAAGGCGAGAAG GGAGAACTTGGCACACAAGGAAAGAAG GGAGGTGCTGGGTTGCCTGGAAGGAATGGTACAGATGGACAAAag GGCAAAATCGGACGGATAGGCGCTCCTGGCTGCAAAGGTGACCCAGGTGACAAG GGTCCCGATGGCCACCCAGGAGAGGTGGGAGACCCCGGACTCGGAGGCACTCTTGGAAACAAG GGAGATCCCGGTCGCCAAGGAAGATCCGGCCCACCTGGTGAACCTGGTGACCCTGGACCAAAG GGAGAAGATGGAAACCCAGGCAGGAGCGGAGCAGCCGGAGCTAAAGGACCAGCA GGCAAAAGGGGAGGAGCTGGACTCAGAGGAGAGCCT GGGAGGCGAGGAGATTATGGACCAAAGGGGAAAGCAGGGCCTGATGGGCCTAGAGGAGAGAAG GGAGAGGCAGGCTCAGAGGGACCAAGAGGCCTTTCAGGTGAATCTGGAGCCAAAGGATCAAAG GGAGACAATGGTTTACCAGGACCAAGGGGCCCTCCTGGAGTAGTTGGAGAAGCAGGTATCAAT GGTAGCCGTGGTGATGCAGGTGACATGGGACCCAGGGGAGATCCCGGCCCACCTGGACCTCAG GGTGACCCCGGCAGGCCTGGATTCAGCTACCCCGGATCAAGAGGGCCAAAG GGTGATGTAGGAGACGGTGGAAAGGACGGGCCCCGTGGTGGCAGAGGAGACTGCGGAGCCAAAGGAGACCCCGGACCACCTGGAACACCCGGAGACAAC ggagaGCCAGGACCGGAGGGAGAGCCAGGGCAGAGGGGACCGAAGGGAGAAGCTGGTACTGAG GGTAATCCAGGACCTGAGGGAGACCCTGGCCTGACT GAATGTGATGTCATGAGCTACATTCGTGAAACATGTGGTTGCTGTG ACTGTGAGAAGAGGTGTGGTGCTCTGGATATCGTCTTTGTAATCGACAGCTCAGAAAGTGTGGGCCTCACCAACTTCACCCTGGAGAAGAACTTTGTCATCAACACCATCAACAGAATGGGATCCATCGCTAAAGACCCTAACTCAGACACAG GAACCCGTGTCGGTGTGGTCCAGTACAGTCACAGCGGCACGTTCCAGGCCATCAACCTGAACGACTCGAGGATCGACTCTCTGTCTGCCTTCAAGGACGCGGTGAAGAAGCTGGAGTGGATCGCCGGTGGCACATTCACCCCCTCGGCCCTCAAGTTCGCCTACGACAACCTGATCCGCGACAGCCAGCGCGGCAAGGCTAAAGTCAGCGTGGTGGTGATCACCGACGGACGCTTCGATCCGCGAGATAACGACCAGCTCCTCACCTACCTTTGCAACCAG AACCGAGATGTAGACGTCAACGCCATCGGCATCGGTGACATGTTCGACGTTGCCGAGGACAACGAGAACCTGCAGTCCATCGCCTGCATCAACACGGGCGGCAATGCGAAGGCGGGACGCGTCACCCACATGAGGCGCTTCGCCGACCTGGTGGCCGACGAGTTCATCGACCAGATTGAACACGTGCTCTGCCCAG ACCCTGTCATCGTCTGCCCTGACCTTCCATGCAAATCTG ATGGGTCGTACTCTTGGGACGGCTCACCGCTGTACGACGACGACCCCGTCCCAAGCACAGTGCCGAGTGTGGCAAACTTATTAAAGTCTATCCAGGAAGCGCGGTTCCCGAGCTCCTACACCACAGCCGTGGCCACAATGGCCTATACCGCCCAGCGGGCCAAGTTCTCCTCTGGGGACGAGAGGAAACAGTGGACCGATCAGTTCATTGACTCGTTCAGAATCGTCTATGGCAACATCATGGGAGAAGAAGTTTCTGGGttgtgcctttaa